Part of the Neosynechococcus sphagnicola sy1 genome is shown below.
CACCTGCTTCACCAGACCCACAGAACCCTGCTGTTGAATCCATGCCTTGAGAAACACGGGGCGAGGAACTGGAAAAAATTGAGCGTCAAAAGCGAGTAACTGTTCAAAGGGCAGCACTGATGCCGGCATCACTGCCTCGGATGTTTGGTGAATTTGCGGAAACTCACCCTGGTAGCGAATGTTGCGATAGGCCAGGGAAAAGCCAGATTTACGGTAGTTATCCTGTTGGGCAACCACCCCATCCAGGCCGATGGTGCGATCGCCCAAATAGTTCATGGCATGTTGCCAGGTTTGCCATCCGTACCCTTGACCGCGCCACTGAGGATGGACGATGTAGAAACCAATAAACCCAAAGGTATCGTCGTAGGCAACCGCAGAAATGCAGGAAATTGGCTGACCATCCAGCTCACCGACAAAAAAACCACGGGGATCGGTAGCCCAAAAGCTAGCTGCGTCATGGAGACCTGGATTCCAACCTTCC
Proteins encoded:
- a CDS encoding GNAT family N-acetyltransferase; protein product: MAVIIRPMHLPDLQTAVAWAAEEGWNPGLHDAASFWATDPRGFFVGELDGQPISCISAVAYDDTFGFIGFYIVHPQWRGQGYGWQTWQHAMNYLGDRTIGLDGVVAQQDNYRKSGFSLAYRNIRYQGEFPQIHQTSEAVMPASVLPFEQLLAFDAQFFPVPRPVFLKAWIQQQGSVGLVKQVSDRILGYGVIRPCQVGWKIGPLFALDAATAEQLFRSLVTYAQGATCFLDVPELNPAALHLAKTYQMTPMFETARMYTNACPTSAISGIFGVTTFELG